The bacterium HR34 genome includes a region encoding these proteins:
- the pht4 gene encoding Putative 4,5-dihydroxyphthalate dehydrogenase produces MQFQKSNTKFKVAILGLGHQALEDYLPAVLASKDVYLSGIVEIDEEKISLFQKEHKEIPIYKSFDHLLKDQKINFVIITLPHYLHYDATKKTIQNKIHVLKEKPMAISLNQAKELKKLAEKKQCSNCSYNAKKVQSYLFNIYAVNRQNW; encoded by the coding sequence ATGCAGTTTCAAAAATCAAATACAAAATTTAAAGTTGCCATTCTTGGGCTTGGACACCAGGCTCTTGAGGATTATCTTCCCGCTGTTTTAGCATCAAAAGATGTTTATTTATCCGGAATTGTTGAAATAGATGAAGAGAAAATATCATTATTTCAAAAAGAACATAAAGAAATTCCGATATATAAAAGTTTTGATCATCTTCTTAAAGATCAGAAAATAAATTTTGTAATTATTACTTTACCACATTATCTTCATTATGATGCGACTAAAAAAACTATTCAAAACAAAATTCATGTTTTAAAAGAAAAACCAATGGCGATTTCTTTAAATCAGGCTAAAGAATTAAAAAAACTTGCAGAAAAAAAACAATGTTCAAATTGTAGTTACAATGCAAAGAAGGTTCAATCCTATTTATTCAACATTTATGCAGTTAATCGACAAAATTGGTAG
- the hin gene encoding DNA-invertase hin codes for MAKNQIKNCAIYTRVSTENQAEKDFSSCSAQEEKIRAFIKSQENWQVFKVYSGPGFSGANLNRPALQELLEDIRQNKIDIVLVYKIDRLTRSPKDFYQLIEIFEKYNVSFISITERFDTSTPAGRLLRNIMLTFAQFERELASERTKDKMLERAKKGLWNGGIVPYGYSKENKKLVINQKEAEIVKLIYEIYITTGSLSKVYEKLKTRGIKDRNNKIFNKNHLENILRNIVYTGKVKYSGQIY; via the coding sequence ATGGCCAAAAATCAAATTAAAAATTGCGCCATTTATACAAGAGTTTCTACTGAAAATCAGGCAGAAAAAGATTTTTCTTCTTGTTCTGCACAGGAAGAAAAAATTAGAGCTTTTATTAAAAGTCAAGAAAACTGGCAAGTGTTTAAAGTTTATTCTGGCCCTGGATTTTCTGGTGCTAATTTAAATCGTCCGGCATTGCAAGAATTATTGGAAGATATAAGACAAAATAAAATTGATATTGTTTTAGTTTATAAAATTGATCGCCTAACTCGTTCCCCTAAAGATTTTTATCAGTTAATTGAAATTTTTGAAAAATATAATGTTAGTTTTATCTCTATTACTGAAAGATTTGACACCTCTACTCCGGCTGGCAGACTATTAAGAAATATAATGCTTACTTTTGCTCAATTTGAAAGAGAGTTAGCAAGCGAAAGAACAAAAGATAAAATGTTAGAACGAGCTAAAAAAGGATTATGGAATGGTGGAATTGTGCCTTACGGATATTCAAAAGAAAATAAAAAATTAGTTATTAATCAAAAAGAGGCAGAAATAGTAAAGTTAATTTATGAAATTTATATTACTACTGGCTCGCTTTCTAAAGTTTATGAGAAATTAAAAACCAGGGGGATTAAAGATAGGAATAATAAAATTTTCAATAAAAACCATTTAGAAAATATTTTGAGAAATATTGTTTATACGGGGAAAGTAAAATATTCAGGTCAAATTTATTAA
- the sutR gene encoding HTH-type transcriptional regulator SutR, producing MSSGYLKNLKKLRQQKGWSQEKLAREAGISYQTLIKIERGYIKNPKLETLIKLAKALKVSLDDLTK from the coding sequence ATGTCAAGTGGATATTTAAAAAATCTCAAGAAATTGAGACAACAAAAAGGCTGGTCCCAGGAAAAATTAGCCCGAGAAGCGGGCATTTCCTATCAAACCTTAATTAAAATTGAAAGAGGCTATATTAAAAATCCAAAGTTAGAAACTTTGATTAAGCTGGCTAAAGCTTTAAAAGTTTCTTTAGATGATTTAACTAAATAA
- the nudI gene encoding Nucleoside triphosphatase NudI, which produces MKKIVQKIVLGGVIVNKEGKILILQRSPEEEIFPNMWELPSGKREPLENSEKCLLREIKEETGLEVKIIMPFSVFDYQIQKKDEVRDTTQINFLLKTNGNKIVKLSSEHQNFTWISKKEINRYKLSEKTKKVILKAFKLIDLIEKSNAKT; this is translated from the coding sequence ATGAAAAAAATTGTCCAAAAAATAGTTCTTGGAGGAGTAATAGTTAATAAAGAAGGTAAAATCTTGATTTTACAAAGAAGTCCAGAAGAAGAAATTTTTCCAAATATGTGGGAATTACCGAGTGGAAAGAGAGAACCTTTAGAAAATTCTGAAAAATGTTTGCTTCGTGAGATAAAAGAAGAGACAGGATTAGAGGTTAAAATTATTATGCCCTTTTCTGTCTTTGATTACCAGATTCAAAAGAAGGATGAAGTAAGAGACACGACACAAATAAATTTCTTATTAAAAACAAATGGTAACAAAATTGTAAAATTAAGTTCCGAACATCAAAATTTTACTTGGATCAGCAAAAAGGAAATAAATCGGTACAAATTGTCTGAAAAGACAAAAAAGGTGATTTTAAAAGCTTTTAAGTTAATTGATTTAATTGAAAAATCGAATGCGAAAACTTGA
- the tmk gene encoding Thymidylate kinase — MRKLEKIFPKNYFWISIEGTDAVGKTSLLNEIGTFLRNQRKINFAIIKEFSNSALGYLIQEIIKEKKFFSLENKIPRPLSETLILCADFIYQFEKLLFEYSKTKKTIDYF; from the coding sequence ATGCGAAAACTTGAAAAAATTTTTCCCAAAAATTATTTTTGGATAAGTATCGAAGGAACAGATGCAGTTGGAAAAACTTCATTACTAAACGAAATTGGAACTTTTCTCCGAAATCAAAGAAAAATAAATTTCGCCATTATAAAGGAATTTTCTAACTCAGCTTTAGGTTATTTAATCCAGGAAATTATTAAAGAGAAAAAATTTTTTTCTTTGGAAAATAAAATCCCTCGTCCTCTTTCTGAGACTTTAATATTGTGTGCTGATTTTATTTATCAATTTGAAAAATTACTTTTCGAATATTCAAAAACAAAAAAAACTATTGATTATTTCTGA
- the perA gene encoding GDP-perosamine synthase, with product MKLKKPKLAILGGPRTINKKSPHFTWPPINKKIEKAVIKQLHKSISIYDRSGIFKNFEESFAKYHKRKFALLCSSGTLAIHSMFVAAGFREGDEVICPAYTFFATVTPLLFTGAKPVLCDIDENGNIDPQEIKKKITPKTKGIIVTHMWGVPCQMDEIVKICRKNNLILLEDCSHAHGAKYKGKSVGSFGDLAAWSLQGPKNVSGGEGGILVTDNEEFYYRALLLGHYNKRCKQEIPKKHPLYKYAVTGMGLKYRAHPLAIAIAFETFKNLENYLKIKRLFAKKLINSLKKLPGIDFPPAYFKADIEPSWYALIFQYRPEKLGGLPIEKFFQALQAEGLSEIDRPGSTCPLNLLPLFQNPTDLFPVYKNNPFKYKLGDFPKAEAFYQNSIKLPVWASKKDSKIVNLYIQGIKKVIDNYHDLL from the coding sequence ATGAAATTAAAGAAACCAAAATTAGCGATTCTAGGTGGTCCACGAACGATTAACAAAAAATCGCCGCATTTTACTTGGCCACCGATAAACAAAAAAATAGAAAAAGCAGTAATTAAACAACTTCACAAGAGTATCTCTATTTACGACAGAAGTGGAATTTTTAAAAATTTTGAAGAATCCTTCGCTAAATACCACAAAAGAAAATTTGCCCTTCTGTGTAGTTCGGGAACCCTTGCTATTCATTCAATGTTTGTTGCCGCTGGCTTTAGAGAAGGAGACGAAGTAATTTGCCCAGCTTATACTTTTTTTGCTACTGTTACTCCACTTTTATTTACCGGTGCTAAACCAGTCCTTTGTGATATCGATGAAAATGGAAATATAGATCCTCAAGAAATTAAAAAGAAAATTACTCCGAAAACAAAAGGGATAATTGTTACTCATATGTGGGGTGTGCCTTGTCAAATGGATGAAATTGTTAAAATTTGCAGAAAAAATAATTTAATTTTATTAGAGGATTGTTCTCACGCTCATGGGGCGAAATATAAAGGAAAGTCTGTAGGTTCTTTTGGGGATTTAGCCGCCTGGAGTCTTCAAGGTCCTAAAAACGTAAGTGGGGGTGAAGGAGGAATTTTGGTAACCGATAATGAAGAATTTTATTATCGGGCTCTACTTTTGGGTCATTATAATAAGCGTTGCAAACAGGAAATTCCTAAAAAACACCCCCTTTATAAATATGCTGTAACGGGAATGGGTTTGAAATACCGAGCTCATCCTTTAGCAATAGCGATTGCTTTTGAAACATTCAAAAATTTAGAGAACTACTTGAAAATAAAAAGATTATTTGCCAAAAAGTTAATTAACTCATTAAAAAAATTACCAGGAATCGATTTTCCACCAGCTTATTTCAAAGCCGATATTGAACCATCTTGGTATGCTTTAATTTTTCAATATAGACCCGAGAAACTTGGGGGGCTCCCAATCGAAAAATTCTTTCAAGCCCTGCAGGCAGAAGGATTGAGTGAAATTGATAGACCAGGTTCTACTTGCCCATTAAACCTTCTTCCTTTATTTCAAAATCCAACCGATCTATTTCCCGTCTACAAAAATAATCCTTTCAAATATAAACTAGGTGATTTTCCAAAAGCAGAAGCTTTTTATCAAAATTCAATTAAACTCCCAGTGTGGGCCTCCAAAAAAGATTCAAAAATCGTAAATTTATACATTCAAGGTATCAAAAAAGTAATTGATAATTATCACGATTTATTATGA
- the mutT2 gene encoding Putative 8-oxo-dGTP diphosphatase 2 → MGAVIINDTPAVLLLQRREDEKSFPGMWELPSGKRNFGETSIEALHREVKEETGLQVEIIRPLSVFEYVVETADGIRDTTQINFLCRLTPGSQKIKTNSKEHQAAKWFTVEELHSLRNISEEVRKAALIALTAP, encoded by the coding sequence GTGGGGGCAGTAATCATAAACGATACTCCTGCTGTATTACTTCTCCAAAGAAGAGAAGATGAAAAGAGTTTCCCGGGAATGTGGGAACTTCCCAGCGGGAAGAGAAATTTCGGAGAAACGAGTATTGAAGCTCTTCACAGAGAGGTAAAAGAAGAAACCGGACTTCAAGTTGAAATTATTCGTCCGCTTTCTGTTTTTGAATATGTAGTAGAAACCGCTGATGGGATTCGAGATACAACACAGATTAATTTTCTTTGCCGTCTTACCCCTGGATCACAGAAGATAAAAACCAACTCCAAAGAACATCAAGCGGCTAAATGGTTTACCGTTGAAGAGCTCCATTCTCTCAGAAATATCAGCGAGGAAGTACGAAAGGCTGCTTTAATAGCATTAACTGCCCCATAA